A window of the Paraburkholderia sp. ZP32-5 genome harbors these coding sequences:
- a CDS encoding TIGR00730 family Rossman fold protein: MTKRKVIPSLRSLADQERATAKKARASWQMFTIMAEFIEATEYLSEIRPAVSIYGSARLKPNSPYYKLATQIARKLSDAGFAVISGGGPGIMEAANKGAHAGKAPSVGLNIELPHEQSGNQWQDISLRFRHFFTRKVTFVKNSDAVIVMPGGFGTLDELAEVLTLIQTKKSRHVPIILVGAEFWEGLLAWFKSSLIPMGLINPTDIDLMQVIDNPDQVLEAVLKFYEDREEGDQHPVKSDEDRMFYL; the protein is encoded by the coding sequence ATGACTAAGAGAAAAGTGATTCCGAGTCTGCGATCGCTCGCAGATCAAGAGCGCGCAACGGCCAAAAAAGCCCGCGCATCGTGGCAGATGTTCACGATTATGGCAGAGTTTATCGAGGCCACCGAGTACCTGTCGGAGATTCGCCCGGCGGTCAGCATCTATGGTTCGGCGCGCCTGAAACCGAACTCGCCGTACTACAAACTCGCTACCCAAATCGCGCGCAAGCTGTCGGACGCGGGCTTCGCCGTGATCTCCGGCGGCGGCCCCGGCATCATGGAAGCAGCCAACAAAGGCGCGCATGCGGGCAAGGCGCCGTCGGTCGGTCTGAACATCGAGTTGCCGCACGAGCAATCGGGCAACCAGTGGCAGGACATCTCGCTGCGCTTCCGCCATTTCTTCACGCGCAAAGTCACCTTCGTCAAGAACTCCGACGCGGTGATCGTGATGCCGGGTGGCTTCGGCACACTCGACGAACTCGCCGAAGTGCTCACGCTGATTCAAACCAAGAAGTCGCGGCATGTGCCGATCATTCTGGTCGGCGCCGAGTTCTGGGAAGGCCTGCTCGCGTGGTTCAAGAGTTCGCTGATTCCGATGGGCCTGATCAACCCGACCGATATCGATCTGATGCAGGTCATCGACAATCCGGACCAGGTACTCGAAGCGGTGCTGAAGTTCTATGAAGACCGCGAGGAAGGCGACCAGCATCCGGTGAAGTCGGATGAGGACAGGATGTTCTATTTGTGA
- a CDS encoding chromate transporter gives MNDTLVSLAVIFSQLSLLAFGGGNTILPEMQRQVVDVHHWMPASEFSALFALAQAAPGPNLMVVTLVGWHVAGWAGMLVTSIAKFGPSSVVTILALHAWDRFKDRPWRRYAQLGLVPVTAGIVAASAAVIARASNPTAIAWAITAFTAVMATKTRIHPLWLLAAGSLIGLTGFGQM, from the coding sequence ATGAACGACACGCTCGTTTCGCTCGCCGTCATTTTCAGCCAGCTTTCGCTGCTCGCGTTCGGCGGCGGCAATACGATTCTTCCGGAGATGCAGCGGCAGGTGGTCGACGTGCATCACTGGATGCCGGCCAGCGAATTCAGCGCGCTGTTCGCGCTCGCGCAGGCCGCGCCCGGCCCGAACCTGATGGTCGTTACGCTGGTCGGCTGGCATGTGGCCGGCTGGGCCGGCATGCTGGTGACGTCGATTGCGAAGTTCGGACCGTCATCGGTGGTGACGATTCTCGCGCTGCATGCGTGGGATCGCTTCAAGGACCGGCCGTGGCGGCGCTATGCGCAGCTCGGCCTCGTGCCGGTGACGGCCGGCATCGTCGCGGCCAGTGCGGCGGTGATCGCGCGAGCGTCGAACCCGACCGCGATCGCGTGGGCGATCACCGCGTTCACCGCCGTGATGGCGACGAAAACGCGCATTCATCCGCTGTGGCTGCTGGCGGCCGGCAGCTTGATCGGGCTGACCGGGTTCGGGCAGATGTGA
- a CDS encoding exodeoxyribonuclease VII small subunit — protein sequence MAKTASKDTAGIAAAPAEGGDIAPLPENYEAAQAELEELVARMEGGSLSLEESLAAYRRGAALVAFCQQQLEKVEQQVRILDGETLKPLPMNTAGTAATESGDDDL from the coding sequence ATGGCGAAGACTGCATCGAAAGATACCGCCGGTATCGCCGCCGCGCCAGCCGAAGGCGGTGATATCGCGCCGCTGCCCGAGAACTACGAGGCCGCGCAGGCGGAACTCGAAGAACTCGTCGCGCGCATGGAAGGCGGTAGCTTGAGCCTCGAGGAATCGTTGGCTGCGTATCGCCGCGGAGCGGCGCTTGTCGCATTCTGTCAACAGCAGCTCGAGAAGGTCGAGCAGCAGGTGCGCATACTCGATGGCGAGACGCTCAAGCCTCTGCCCATGAATACCGCAGGCACAGCCGCTACTGAAAGCGGGGACGACGATCTATGA
- a CDS encoding polyprenyl synthetase family protein produces the protein MTFEQWMRSVLERVETALDHYLPAEATEPGTLHQAMRYAVLGGGKRVRPLLCHAAGELTGARAECIDAASAALEMIHVYSLVHDDMPCMDDDELRRGKPTVHVKYDEATALLVGDALQSQAFVVLTSDVLAAQQQASLVRELALASGSIGMCGGQAIDLASVGHTLTRAQLETMHRMKTGALLRAAVRMGALAGEAPSADAMRSLDAYAAAIGLAFQVVDDILDVTTDSATLGKTAGKDAKDGKPTYVSIIGLDASRALAAQLRSDAHAALAPFGARAQRLAELADLVVNRVS, from the coding sequence ATGACATTCGAACAATGGATGCGCTCGGTGCTCGAACGCGTCGAAACGGCGCTCGATCACTATCTGCCCGCTGAGGCGACCGAACCCGGCACGCTGCATCAGGCGATGCGCTACGCGGTGCTTGGCGGCGGCAAGCGCGTGCGGCCGCTGCTGTGCCACGCGGCCGGCGAACTGACCGGCGCGCGCGCCGAATGCATCGACGCGGCGTCGGCGGCATTGGAAATGATCCACGTGTACTCGCTGGTCCACGATGACATGCCGTGCATGGACGACGACGAACTGCGCCGCGGCAAGCCCACGGTCCACGTCAAGTATGACGAAGCGACCGCGCTGCTGGTCGGCGACGCGCTGCAATCGCAGGCATTCGTCGTGCTCACCTCTGATGTTTTGGCGGCGCAGCAGCAGGCGTCGCTGGTGCGCGAACTGGCGCTCGCGAGCGGTTCGATCGGCATGTGCGGGGGCCAGGCGATCGATCTTGCCAGCGTTGGCCATACGCTCACGCGTGCGCAGCTCGAAACCATGCATCGTATGAAGACCGGCGCATTGCTGCGCGCGGCGGTGCGCATGGGCGCGCTGGCTGGTGAGGCGCCGAGCGCCGATGCGATGCGCTCGCTCGACGCCTACGCCGCCGCGATCGGCCTCGCGTTCCAGGTCGTCGACGACATTCTCGATGTCACGACCGATTCCGCGACGCTCGGCAAGACCGCCGGCAAGGACGCGAAGGACGGCAAGCCGACCTACGTGTCGATTATCGGGCTCGACGCGTCGCGCGCTCTCGCGGCGCAACTGCGCAGCGACGCTCACGCCGCGCTCGCGCCGTTCGGCGCGCGCGCGCAGCGTCTTGCCGAACTGGCCGACCTGGTGGTGAACCGGGTCAGCTGA
- a CDS encoding sulfurtransferase — protein MPHTHYTTLISATNLAERLTAAPASVFVIDCRFDLADTDAGEKAYLAGHLPGAHYLHLDRDLSGPKDGSNGRHPLPDRARLVETLESRGLKQGQQVVAYDAQGGMYAARVWWLLRWLGHDAVALLDGGLQAWEAAGKPLTQDAPAQNTGDFSAGAPLAVTVDAQTVERNLGSKERVVVDARAADRYRGENETLDRVGGHIPGALNRFFKDNLTADGRFKPAHTLREEFHALLGDTPPEHVVLQCGSGVTACVNSLAMEIAGLHGSALYSGSWSEWSADPKRPIATGPNP, from the coding sequence ATGCCCCACACTCACTACACCACCCTGATCTCCGCGACCAATCTCGCGGAGCGGCTCACGGCCGCGCCGGCCAGCGTGTTCGTCATCGACTGCCGGTTCGATCTCGCCGATACCGACGCGGGCGAGAAAGCCTATCTGGCCGGCCATCTGCCCGGTGCGCACTATCTGCATCTCGACCGCGATCTATCCGGGCCGAAGGATGGCTCGAACGGCCGCCATCCACTACCGGATCGCGCACGGCTCGTCGAGACGCTCGAGTCGCGCGGCCTCAAGCAAGGCCAGCAGGTCGTCGCGTATGACGCGCAAGGCGGCATGTACGCGGCGCGCGTCTGGTGGCTGCTGCGCTGGCTTGGACACGATGCGGTCGCGCTGCTCGATGGCGGACTGCAGGCGTGGGAAGCCGCCGGCAAACCACTGACCCAGGACGCCCCCGCGCAAAACACAGGCGACTTCAGCGCAGGCGCGCCGCTCGCCGTCACCGTCGATGCGCAGACGGTCGAACGCAATCTCGGCTCGAAGGAGCGCGTCGTGGTCGATGCGCGCGCGGCCGATCGCTATCGCGGCGAAAACGAGACGCTCGATCGCGTCGGCGGCCACATCCCGGGCGCGCTCAACCGCTTCTTCAAGGACAACCTCACCGCCGATGGCCGCTTCAAGCCCGCGCATACGCTGCGCGAGGAATTCCACGCGCTGCTCGGCGATACGCCACCGGAACACGTGGTGCTGCAATGCGGCTCCGGCGTGACGGCCTGCGTGAATTCGCTGGCGATGGAGATCGCCGGCCTGCACGGCTCAGCGTTGTACTCGGGATCGTGGAGCGAATGGAGTGCCGATCCGAAGCGCCCGATCGCGACAGGACCGAATCCTTGA
- a CDS encoding NAD(P)/FAD-dependent oxidoreductase encodes MHRFIVVGGGAGGLELATRLGNRYGASRRNGDVQAQVTLVDRYPTHIWKPLLHEVAAGSMDPFTQELEYAAQARWHGFEFQQGELAGLDRANRRITLGAVLDDDGAELLPERQLEYDTLVIAIGSTTAFFGVKGAAEFSIALDTVNQAERFRKRLIAACMRAEHQVHEPVESGHDASASGEPRIQVAIVGGGATGVELSAELRNTAQVLSAYGLHKLDPRHDVGIVLVEAGPRILPALQERVSTATADLLVKLGVKLMTGETVAEVAPGIVRTASGKTVRADLTVWAAGIKAPAVLGQLDGLPVNRLGQLIVRRTLQTEVDDNIFALGDCAACEWPGNERNVPPRAQAAHQQATFLLKAIAARLDNKPLPEFTYRDFGSLVSLGHFSAVGNLMGGVIGGNMLIEGLFARFMYMSLYRLHVAALHGYPRMVLDTFAHWLRRTTLPRVKLH; translated from the coding sequence ATGCATCGATTTATCGTCGTTGGCGGAGGTGCGGGCGGGCTGGAACTGGCGACACGCCTTGGCAATCGTTATGGCGCCAGCCGGCGCAATGGTGACGTGCAAGCCCAGGTCACACTGGTCGACCGTTACCCGACGCATATCTGGAAGCCGCTGCTGCATGAGGTGGCGGCGGGCAGCATGGACCCGTTCACGCAGGAGCTCGAATACGCGGCGCAGGCGCGCTGGCACGGCTTCGAGTTTCAGCAGGGCGAACTGGCCGGGCTCGATCGCGCGAACCGGCGCATCACATTGGGTGCCGTGCTCGACGACGACGGCGCCGAACTGCTGCCCGAACGGCAGCTCGAATACGACACGCTGGTCATCGCGATCGGCAGCACCACGGCCTTCTTCGGCGTAAAAGGCGCGGCCGAATTCTCCATTGCACTCGATACCGTCAACCAGGCTGAGCGTTTCCGCAAACGCCTGATCGCGGCATGCATGCGCGCCGAGCACCAGGTACATGAGCCTGTCGAATCCGGGCACGACGCATCGGCATCGGGCGAGCCGCGCATCCAGGTGGCGATTGTCGGCGGCGGCGCGACCGGGGTCGAACTGTCGGCGGAATTGCGCAATACCGCGCAGGTGCTGTCCGCGTATGGGCTGCACAAGCTCGACCCGCGTCACGACGTCGGTATCGTGCTGGTCGAGGCCGGGCCGCGCATTCTGCCGGCATTGCAGGAGCGTGTCTCGACTGCGACCGCGGACCTGCTCGTCAAGCTCGGCGTGAAGCTGATGACCGGCGAGACAGTCGCGGAGGTCGCGCCCGGCATCGTGCGCACCGCGAGCGGCAAGACCGTGCGCGCCGATCTGACCGTGTGGGCAGCGGGCATCAAGGCGCCGGCGGTGCTCGGCCAACTCGACGGGCTGCCGGTCAACCGGCTCGGCCAGCTGATCGTGCGCCGCACGCTGCAAACCGAAGTCGACGACAACATCTTCGCGCTCGGCGACTGCGCCGCGTGCGAGTGGCCCGGCAATGAGCGCAACGTGCCGCCGCGCGCGCAGGCCGCGCATCAGCAGGCGACTTTCCTGCTGAAGGCGATCGCGGCGCGGCTCGACAACAAGCCGCTGCCGGAATTCACGTATCGCGACTTCGGCTCGCTGGTGTCGCTCGGGCATTTCAGCGCGGTCGGCAATCTGATGGGCGGCGTGATCGGCGGCAACATGCTGATCGAAGGGCTGTTCGCGCGCTTCATGTACATGTCGCTGTACCGGCTGCACGTCGCCGCGCTGCACGGCTATCCGCGCATGGTGCTCGATACCTTCGCGCACTGGCTGCGGCGCACCACGCTGCCGCGCGTCAAACTGCACTGA
- a CDS encoding dienelactone hydrolase family protein has protein sequence MLKPEIDSLVPHVPFNRRTFIKAALGTGFAASVLPVSAQTVHTDSDGLEAGEVAFHSGDTLVPAYRAQPKGKTHLPVILVVHEIFGVHEHIADVCRRFAKQGYLAIAPNLYEREGDPTVYTSMQQLNEQLVSKVPDAQVMADLDAAAAWAGENGGDLNRLGVNGFCWGGRIAWLYAEHNPRVKAGVAWYGRVTGAKNARMPANPLDRVADLHAPVLGLYGRQDQSIPQDTLEQMKQAIAQGPQAGRGSQFVVYDDAGHAFFADYRPSYRKADAEDGWRRALVWFKQHGVAGDGTPTVAHRRKAANADAS, from the coding sequence ATGCTGAAACCCGAAATCGACAGCCTGGTCCCGCACGTTCCCTTCAACCGTCGTACCTTCATCAAGGCAGCGCTCGGCACCGGTTTCGCGGCGTCCGTGCTGCCGGTCTCGGCGCAAACCGTTCATACCGACAGCGACGGCCTCGAAGCCGGCGAAGTCGCGTTTCACTCCGGCGACACACTGGTGCCGGCCTATCGCGCGCAGCCCAAAGGCAAGACGCATCTACCGGTAATCCTCGTCGTGCATGAGATTTTCGGCGTGCATGAGCATATCGCCGACGTTTGCCGGCGTTTCGCGAAGCAGGGCTACCTGGCGATTGCGCCGAATCTGTACGAGCGCGAGGGTGATCCGACCGTCTATACGAGCATGCAGCAGTTGAATGAGCAACTGGTTAGCAAGGTGCCCGACGCGCAGGTGATGGCGGACCTCGACGCGGCCGCCGCATGGGCTGGCGAGAACGGCGGCGATCTGAACCGGCTTGGCGTGAACGGCTTCTGCTGGGGCGGGCGCATTGCGTGGCTGTATGCGGAGCACAATCCGCGCGTGAAGGCGGGCGTCGCCTGGTATGGACGCGTGACCGGCGCGAAGAATGCGAGGATGCCGGCCAACCCGCTCGACCGTGTCGCGGATCTGCATGCGCCGGTGCTGGGTCTATACGGGCGCCAGGATCAGAGCATTCCGCAGGACACGCTCGAGCAGATGAAGCAGGCGATTGCGCAAGGTCCGCAGGCGGGACGCGGCTCGCAGTTCGTCGTGTACGACGACGCGGGTCACGCGTTTTTCGCCGACTACCGGCCGAGCTACCGGAAGGCCGACGCGGAGGACGGCTGGCGTCGTGCGCTCGTGTGGTTCAAGCAGCATGGGGTGGCGGGAGATGGCACGCCGACTGTCGCGCATCGGCGAAAGGCCGCGAACGCCGACGCGAGCTGA
- a CDS encoding chromate transporter, with product MNNELTSPESALAPTPTLREIFGGFLSLGLISFGGALPLAYRALVERRRWLTAEEFTDLLGLCQFLPGGNVINLSVAMGMRFRGVPGALAGLLGLIAGPSLIVIGLGVLYEHTQNDPRVRHLFAGLAAAASGLLISMAIKIVLPLRDKPMAALIAVLGFVAIAIARLPLLPTMLVLTPLSIYFAARSAR from the coding sequence ATGAACAACGAACTCACCTCGCCCGAGTCCGCGCTGGCGCCCACGCCGACGTTGCGGGAAATCTTCGGCGGCTTTCTCAGCCTCGGGCTGATTTCATTCGGCGGCGCACTGCCGCTTGCGTACCGCGCGCTCGTCGAACGACGCCGCTGGCTCACCGCCGAGGAATTCACGGACCTGCTCGGCCTCTGTCAATTTCTGCCGGGCGGCAATGTCATTAATCTTTCGGTCGCGATGGGCATGCGCTTTCGCGGCGTGCCCGGCGCGCTCGCCGGGTTGCTCGGACTGATCGCCGGGCCTTCGCTGATCGTGATCGGGCTTGGCGTGCTGTATGAACACACGCAGAACGATCCGCGCGTGCGCCATCTGTTCGCGGGACTTGCCGCGGCGGCCTCGGGCCTGCTGATCTCGATGGCAATCAAGATCGTGCTGCCGTTGCGCGACAAACCGATGGCCGCGCTGATCGCGGTGCTTGGCTTTGTCGCGATCGCGATTGCGCGGCTGCCGCTGTTACCGACGATGCTGGTGCTCACGCCGCTCAGCATCTACTTTGCCGCGAGGAGCGCGCGATGA
- a CDS encoding aromatic ring-hydroxylating oxygenase subunit alpha has product MSNLSNALQLRSVHSQLPVTAYFDEALLTREIDTLFKKGPRYIGHDLMVPEAGDYFALPSEREGRVLVRNQQSEVQLLSNVCRHRQAIMLNGRGQTQNIVCPLHRWTYDLKGELLGAPHFADNPCLNLGATPLQNWQGLLFEAQGRNVAKDLARLGPSRHFDFSGFMFDHVEVHECNYNWKTFIEVYLEDYHVAPFHPGLGSFVNCDDLTWEFGNWYSVQTVGVHKALEQPGSPTYRKWHDEVLRFRDGNPPEFGAIWMVYYPGIMIEWYPHVLVVSWLIPRGPQKTTNVVEFYYPEEIALFERDFVEAERAAYMETAREDDEIAERMDAGRRALMERGESQVGPYQSPMEDGMQHFHEFLRRELGKI; this is encoded by the coding sequence ATGTCCAATCTGAGCAATGCATTGCAGTTGCGGTCTGTTCACAGCCAGCTGCCAGTCACGGCTTACTTTGACGAAGCGCTTCTTACGCGCGAAATCGACACCCTTTTCAAGAAAGGTCCTCGCTACATCGGTCACGATCTGATGGTGCCCGAAGCGGGGGATTATTTTGCCTTGCCCAGCGAACGCGAGGGGCGGGTGCTCGTTCGTAACCAGCAATCGGAAGTCCAGCTGCTGTCGAACGTGTGCCGCCACCGGCAAGCCATCATGCTCAACGGCCGCGGTCAGACACAAAACATCGTCTGTCCGCTGCATCGCTGGACGTACGATCTGAAGGGCGAGCTGCTCGGCGCACCCCATTTCGCCGACAACCCGTGCCTGAACCTCGGCGCAACGCCGCTGCAGAACTGGCAGGGGCTGTTGTTCGAAGCACAGGGACGCAACGTCGCGAAAGATCTCGCCCGTCTCGGCCCGAGCCGGCATTTCGACTTCTCGGGCTTCATGTTCGATCACGTCGAAGTCCACGAGTGCAACTACAACTGGAAGACCTTCATCGAGGTCTATCTGGAGGACTATCACGTCGCGCCGTTCCATCCGGGCCTCGGCAGCTTCGTCAATTGCGACGACCTGACGTGGGAGTTCGGCAACTGGTACAGCGTGCAGACGGTCGGCGTGCACAAGGCGCTCGAGCAGCCCGGCAGCCCGACCTATCGCAAGTGGCACGATGAAGTGCTGCGCTTCCGCGATGGCAATCCGCCCGAATTCGGCGCGATCTGGATGGTGTACTACCCCGGCATCATGATCGAGTGGTATCCGCACGTGCTGGTCGTGTCGTGGCTGATCCCGCGCGGGCCGCAGAAAACCACCAATGTCGTGGAGTTCTATTACCCCGAGGAAATCGCGCTGTTCGAACGCGACTTCGTCGAAGCCGAGCGCGCCGCCTATATGGAAACGGCCCGCGAAGACGACGAGATCGCCGAGCGCATGGACGCCGGGCGGCGCGCACTGATGGAGCGCGGCGAGTCGCAGGTCGGCCCGTATCAGAGCCCGATGGAAGACGGCATGCAACACTTCCACGAGTTTCTACGGCGCGAACTCGGCAAGATCTGA
- the polA gene encoding DNA polymerase I: MPEERSLEGKTLLLVDGSSYLYRAYHAMPDLRGPEGGPTGALYGMINMLRRMRKEVTAEYSACVFDAKGKTFRDDWYPDYKANRPSMPEDLSRQIEPIHVAVRALGWPLLMIERVEADDVIGTLCTEAEKLGMNVVVSTGDKDLAQLVSERVTLVNTMTNETLDRDGVIAKFGVPPERIIDYLSLIGDTVDNVPGVEKCGPKTAVKWLTQYDSLDGVIEHASDIKGAVGDNLRRALDFLPMARKLVTVERHCDLTGHIASIDESLVSRPESREELRDVFTRHGFKTWLREVEIADAVEGPETDVPPALTVDQERHYDTVQTWEQFDAWLAKINAAELTSFDTETTSLDPMTAQIVGLSLAVEAGRAAYVPLAHRGPDAPVQLPRDEVLAKLKPWLESEDHKKVGQHLKYDEQVLANYGIEMRGVQHDTLLQSYVLESHRTHDMDSLALRHLGVKTIKYEEVCGKGAQQIGFDEVALDQAAEYAAEDADITLRLHQALYPQVAAEKSLEYVYSAIEVPTSRVLRKMERTGVLIDAEKLRQQSSEIATRLIQLEAEAYELAGGEFNLGSPKQIGQIFFEKLELPVVKKTPSGAPSTDEEVLQKLAEDYPLPKILLEHRGLSKLKSTYTDKLPRMVNAQTGRVHTNYAQAVAVTGRLASNDPNLQNIPVRTGEGRRIREAFIAPPGHKLVSADYSQIELRIMAHISGDESLMRAFSQGEDIHRATASEVFNVTPLEVSSDQRRIAKVINFGLIYGMSAFGLASNLGITRDAAKMYIDRYFARYPGVARYMDETRLSAKAKGYVETVFGRRLWLPEINGGNGPRRQAAERAAINAPMQGTAADLIKLSMLAVQKWIEDSNIGTRMIMQVHDELILEVPDAELSDVRKRLPELMCGVAALKVPLVAEVGAGLNWEEAH, from the coding sequence ATGCCTGAAGAACGAAGCCTTGAAGGTAAGACCCTGCTGTTGGTCGACGGTTCGAGTTATCTGTACCGGGCCTACCATGCGATGCCCGATTTGCGCGGCCCCGAAGGTGGTCCGACAGGTGCGCTCTACGGGATGATCAATATGCTGCGGCGCATGCGCAAGGAAGTCACAGCAGAGTATAGCGCGTGCGTGTTCGACGCCAAGGGCAAAACGTTTCGCGACGACTGGTATCCCGACTATAAGGCGAACCGCCCTTCGATGCCGGAAGATCTGTCGCGTCAGATCGAGCCGATTCACGTCGCGGTGCGCGCGCTCGGCTGGCCGTTGCTGATGATCGAACGCGTCGAAGCCGACGACGTGATCGGCACGCTGTGCACCGAGGCGGAAAAGCTCGGCATGAACGTGGTCGTGTCGACGGGCGACAAGGACCTCGCGCAGCTCGTGTCGGAGCGCGTCACGCTGGTCAATACGATGACCAACGAAACGCTCGATCGTGACGGCGTGATCGCGAAGTTCGGCGTGCCGCCGGAGCGCATCATCGACTATCTGTCGCTGATCGGCGATACCGTCGACAACGTGCCGGGCGTCGAGAAGTGCGGGCCGAAGACCGCGGTCAAGTGGCTCACGCAATACGATTCGCTCGATGGCGTCATCGAGCATGCGAGCGATATCAAAGGCGCGGTCGGCGACAATCTGCGCCGCGCGCTCGACTTCCTGCCGATGGCGCGCAAGCTCGTCACCGTCGAGCGTCATTGCGATCTGACCGGCCATATCGCGTCGATCGATGAAAGCCTCGTGAGCCGTCCGGAATCGCGCGAGGAATTGCGCGACGTGTTCACGCGCCACGGCTTCAAAACGTGGCTGCGCGAAGTGGAAATCGCCGATGCGGTCGAAGGCCCGGAAACCGATGTGCCGCCCGCGCTTACGGTCGATCAGGAACGGCACTACGACACCGTGCAGACGTGGGAGCAGTTCGACGCGTGGCTCGCGAAGATCAACGCGGCCGAGCTGACTTCGTTCGATACCGAGACCACGTCGCTCGATCCGATGACCGCGCAGATCGTCGGGCTGTCGCTCGCGGTGGAAGCGGGCCGCGCCGCGTATGTGCCGCTCGCGCATCGCGGCCCAGACGCGCCGGTGCAATTGCCGCGCGACGAAGTGCTCGCGAAGCTCAAACCGTGGCTCGAAAGCGAAGACCACAAGAAGGTCGGTCAGCATCTGAAGTACGACGAGCAGGTGCTCGCGAATTACGGCATCGAAATGCGCGGCGTCCAGCACGACACGCTGCTGCAATCGTATGTGCTCGAATCGCACCGCACGCACGACATGGACAGCCTCGCGCTGCGTCATCTCGGCGTGAAAACCATCAAGTACGAAGAGGTCTGCGGCAAGGGTGCGCAACAGATCGGCTTCGACGAAGTCGCACTCGACCAGGCCGCCGAATACGCGGCAGAAGACGCCGACATTACGTTGCGTTTGCATCAGGCGTTGTATCCGCAAGTTGCCGCGGAGAAGTCGCTTGAGTACGTGTATAGCGCAATCGAAGTGCCGACCTCGCGCGTGCTGCGCAAGATGGAGCGCACCGGCGTATTGATCGATGCGGAGAAGCTGCGTCAGCAAAGCAGCGAGATCGCCACCCGTCTGATCCAGCTCGAAGCGGAGGCATACGAGTTGGCCGGCGGCGAATTCAACCTCGGCTCGCCGAAGCAGATCGGCCAGATCTTCTTCGAGAAGCTCGAGTTGCCGGTCGTCAAGAAGACGCCGAGCGGCGCGCCTTCAACTGACGAAGAGGTGTTGCAGAAGCTCGCCGAAGACTATCCGCTGCCGAAGATCCTGCTCGAACACCGCGGTTTGTCCAAGCTGAAGTCGACCTATACCGACAAGCTGCCGCGCATGGTCAACGCGCAAACCGGCCGCGTGCATACGAACTACGCACAGGCCGTCGCGGTGACGGGGCGGCTCGCATCGAACGATCCGAACCTGCAGAACATTCCGGTGCGTACCGGCGAGGGCCGCCGCATTCGCGAGGCCTTCATCGCGCCGCCGGGGCACAAGCTCGTCTCCGCCGACTATTCGCAAATCGAGTTGCGCATCATGGCGCATATCTCCGGCGACGAATCGCTGATGCGCGCATTCTCGCAAGGCGAGGACATTCACCGCGCCACTGCGTCGGAAGTCTTTAACGTGACGCCGCTCGAAGTATCGAGCGATCAACGGCGTATCGCGAAGGTCATCAACTTCGGCTTGATCTATGGCATGAGCGCGTTCGGTCTCGCGTCGAATCTCGGCATTACGCGCGACGCGGCGAAGATGTATATCGACCGCTATTTCGCGCGTTATCCGGGCGTCGCTCGCTATATGGACGAGACACGTCTGAGCGCGAAAGCGAAGGGCTACGTCGAAACCGTATTCGGCCGCCGCCTATGGCTGCCGGAGATCAACGGCGGCAACGGCCCGCGTCGTCAGGCCGCCGAGCGCGCCGCGATCAACGCGCCGATGCAAGGCACCGCCGCCGACCTGATCAAGCTGTCGATGCTCGCCGTGCAGAAGTGGATCGAAGACTCGAACATCGGCACGCGCATGATCATGCAGGTACACGACGAACTGATTCTCGAAGTGCCGGACGCCGAATTGTCCGACGTACGTAAGCGCTTGCCGGAATTGATGTGCGGTGTCGCCGCGCTGAAGGTGCCGCTCGTCGCCGAGGTCGGCGCGGGTCTGAACTGGGAAGAAGCGCATTGA